One Brassica oleracea var. oleracea cultivar TO1000 chromosome C7, BOL, whole genome shotgun sequence genomic window carries:
- the LOC106306692 gene encoding BTB/POZ domain-containing protein At5g67385 gives MSAKKKDLLSSAMKRTSEWISSQEVCSDVTVHVGEASFLLHKFPLLSKCGLIKKLVSETKNDSDASLIKIPYIPGGSEAFELTAKFCYGINFDMSTENIAMLRCAAEYLEMTEEHSVENLVVRAEAYLNEVALKSLSSAITVLHKSEELLPIAERVKLVSRCIDAIAYMTCQESQFCSPSSSNNSNNEVVVQHQSKQPVVDWWAEDLTVLRIDSFQRVLIAMMARGFKQYGLGPVLMLYAQKSLRGLEIFGKGTKKIDPKQEHEKRVILETIVSLLPREKNAMSVSFLSMLLRAAIYLETTVACRLDLEKRMGLQLPQAVLDDLLIPSYSFTGEHSLFDTDTVQRILMNYLEFELEGVRLSNNGVDHGSDMERVGKLMENYLAEIASDRNVSLQKFISLAELIPEQSWVTEDGMYRAVDIYLKAHPNMSDVEKKKVCSLMDCQKLSREACAHAAQNDRLPVQTIVQVLYYEQQRLRGEVTNDSEALPPQPPPPAAAATVLPPKLSSYNDELSKLKRENQDLKLEILKMKMKLKEFEKENEKKSLSTTMSSNHSSPISTASMDKPPLPRKSFMNSVSRKLGKLNPFGITPGRTKPPKDRRHSIS, from the exons AGAAGAAAGATCTTTTGTCCTCAGCCATGAAGAGAACTAGTGAATG GATATCTTCTCAGGAAGTCTGTAGTGATGTCACAGTTCATGTAGGAGAAGCTTCTTTTTTACTTCACAAG TTTCCACTCTTGTCAAAATGTGGGCTTATCAAAAAACTTGTGTCTGAAACAAAAAACGATTCAGATGCTAGTCTTATCAAGATCCCATATATCCCTGGAGGCTCTGAAGCATTCGAGCTAACGGCTAAGTTCTGCTACGGTATTAACTTTGACATGAGCACAGAGAACATTGCTATGCTGCGATGTGCAGCAGAGTATCTAGAGATGACAGAGGAACACTCTGTGGAGAATCTCGTCGTAAGAGCCGAAGCTTACTTGAACGAAGTAGCTCTCAAGAGCTTGTCTAGTGCCATCACCGTCTTGCACAAGTCAGAGGAATTGTTGCCCATTGCTGAAAGAGTGAAGCTTGTGAGCCGTTGCATCGATGCGATTGCTTACATGACTTGTCAGGAGAGCCAGTTTTGCAGTCCTTCTTCGAGTAATAACAGCAACAATGAGGTCGTGGTTCAGCATCAGAGCAAGCAGCCTGTGGTTGATTGGTGGGCTGAGGACTTGACCGTTCTTAGGATTGATTCGTTTCAACGAGTTCTCATAGCAATGATGGCTAGAGGGTTTAAGCAGTATGGACTTGGTCCAGTGCTCATGCTCTATGCTCAGAAGTCTCTTAGAGGGCTG GAGATTTTCGGTAAAGGAACAAAAAAGATTGATCCGAAACAAGAACACGAGAAGAGAGTGATTCTTGAAACAATCGTAAGTCTTCTTCCTCGTGAGAAGAACGCAATGTCAGTTAGTTTTCTCTCTATGCTTCTACGTGCAGCAATATACCTAGAAACAACGGTTGCTTGTAGGCTTGACTTAGAGAAGAGAATGGGGTTACAATTACCACAAGCGGTTCTTGATGATCTCTTGATTCCTTCTTATTCCTTCACTGGAGAACACTCGTTGTTTGATACAGATACTGTTCAACGCATTCTCATGAATTATCTTGAGTTTGAACTCGAAGGAGTCAGGCTAAGTAACAATGGTGTTGATCATGGTAGTGATATGGAACGTGTTGGTAAACTTATGGAGAATTATTTAGCTGAGATTGCTTCTGATAGAAACGTGAGCTTGCAGAAGTTCATCAGTTTAGCTGAACTTATTCCTGAACAGTCTTGGGTTACTGAAGATGGGATGTATCGAGCCGTCGACATCTACTTGAAG GCTCATCCGAATATGAGTGACGTAGAGAAGAAGAAAGTATGCAGTTTAATGGATTGTCAGAAACTATCACGTGAAGCATGCGCTCATGCAGCTCAGAACGATCGTCTTCCAGTTCAGACCATTGTTCAAGTCCTTTACTACGAGCAACAACGTCTACGAGGAGAAGTCACTAATGATTCAGAGGCTCTACCCCCACAACCACCACCACCTGCTGCAGCAGCAACTGTTCTTCCTCCTAAACTCAGCTCCTACAACGACGAACTATCAAAGCTGAAACGGGAAAACCAGGACTTGAAACTCGAGATTCTCAAAATGAAGATGAAACTTAAAGAGTTTGAGAAAGAAAATGAGAAGAAATCATTATCAACAACCATGAGCAGTAATCACAGTTCTCCAATCTCAACTGCTTCCATGGATAAGCCTCCACTGCCGAGAAAGTCATTCATGAACTCTGTTTCAAGAAAACTCGGAAAGCTAAACCCTTTCGGCATCACACCGGGCAGAACCAAACCACCCAAAGATCGTAGACACTCTATTTCTTGA